One Pararhizobium sp. IMCC3301 DNA segment encodes these proteins:
- a CDS encoding IclR family transcriptional regulator, producing the protein MTEQNEPGDTIPTNLRLLFVLEELANSGVPMTPTEINQKLKLPKPTIHRLFSTLESEGFLQREIDGRAYTAGRRLRRLSMGVLSSLRVRTARLSVLNALAEHIGETCNIAVPDRDAMLYIDRVETKWPLRIQLPIGTHVPFYCTASGKTYLSMLKRAHLERYVSSVKLEPRSSKTITDPKALLDEINKTRARGFGQDNEEFMDGMIAIAVPIVDVHGRLVSTLSFHAPTQRLTLKDAEVHLDRLKAGAKDLAQLLV; encoded by the coding sequence ATGACTGAGCAAAACGAACCTGGTGATACAATCCCGACCAATCTTCGGTTGTTGTTCGTTCTGGAAGAGCTTGCCAATTCCGGCGTGCCGATGACGCCGACCGAAATCAACCAGAAACTCAAGCTGCCCAAACCGACAATCCACCGGCTGTTTTCGACACTGGAAAGTGAAGGCTTTCTGCAAAGGGAGATTGACGGCCGCGCCTATACGGCGGGCCGGCGGCTGCGCAGGCTTTCCATGGGCGTCCTGTCATCGCTGCGGGTGCGCACTGCGCGTCTGTCGGTTCTGAACGCGCTGGCTGAACACATTGGCGAGACCTGCAATATCGCAGTGCCGGACAGGGACGCGATGCTCTATATTGACCGGGTCGAGACCAAATGGCCGCTACGTATTCAACTGCCGATCGGCACCCACGTTCCATTTTACTGCACAGCCAGCGGCAAAACCTATCTCAGCATGCTGAAAAGGGCCCACCTGGAACGCTATGTGAGCTCCGTCAAGCTGGAGCCGAGATCGTCGAAGACCATTACCGATCCGAAGGCTTTGCTTGACGAAATCAACAAAACGCGGGCGCGCGGATTTGGTCAGGACAATGAAGAGTTCATGGATGGCATGATTGCCATTGCGGTTCCCATTGTGGATGTCCACGGCCGCCTTGTTTCAACCCTGTCGTTTCACGCGCCGACACAAAGACTGACGCTGAAAGATGCTGAAGTCCATCTCGACCGGTTAAAAGCGGGCGCGAAAGATCTGGCGCAGTTGCTGGTCTGA